The bacterium sequence TATTGATCAAGTGTATATGGGCTCATAAATTCTATTTTATGCCGGGTCTATTAGTGCCTCTTTTAGCCATATCTTTAGGTAGTTTTTTAGGGATATTCAGCAGCAAAGCAATGAAAGTATCAGGAATGATTAATTTCTTCTTCCTTTCCATAACAGATGCCATAGAATCACTTCCCAAATACCCAACTATAATATTAGCTATAATTCTTATGCCTGAATGTATAAGAAATTTATGGGGCATAATGCTCATATTAGGTTTTCTCAACTCATCAAAAATAAGTCGGCTGATAAAGTCAAAGATTGACTCATTAGAAAAAATGGAATATATAGAATTTGCAGATTCTATAGGAATAAATAGATGGCGGTTAATTTATAAACATATCCTTTTATATAATTGTTTGCCTCTTCTCATCACTCAAATATTTTTTCAGATGTGTGAGGTAATTTTAGTTGAGATTGGACTTGCAGTTATAGGTCCCGAGGAATACTGCGGTTTTAATTTTGGGATGATAACAACAGATGATACTTTTGGTAATATGTTAATGGCGGGAAGGAACAATATAATGGCTGGAGTAACGAATATAGTAGCTGGAGTAACGAATATAGTAGCTGAAGTAAGGAATATGGGACCAGGAAGTATGTGGATATTTCTGATTCCGTTGGGAGTGGTTTTGTTTAATATATTGATGTATCTTAATCTTGCTAAGATAATAGAAGAGAAAATTTACAAAAAGAGGAAAATATGACGGATATATTACTTAAAATAGAAGACCTTAAGAGTTATGCTGAGGAAAATCGAGGGTTTTTAAGGATTGTAGATGGTATCTCATTCGAGGTTAAAAAGGATGAAGTCGTAGCCTTGTTTGGTGAATGCGGTTCTGGAAAGACTACGGTAGCATATTCTATTATGGGGGCAGTCAGATATATGCCAGGGATTATAGCTGGTAAAATCGAGTTTAAAGGGAATGGAGATTTACTTGAAAAATTGAGGATAATGTGCCAGATAAAAAGAGACGACAATGGAAGGTTAGAAATAAAAAAGGATGTCAGAAAATGGAATAAGATATATGAGAAAAAAATGAGAGAAGTAAGAGGTAAAGGGCTATTTTTAGTTATGCAAGGGGCTAAATCCAGCCTTAACCCATTCTGGAAAGTAAAAGACCAGGGGGCATATATAACTAAGAATAGAAATATAGATTCTATATTCAAAGAACTGGAGTTAGGAGATAAGATGGCTCGCTTTCCCCATCAATTAAGTGGTGGAGAATGTCAACGAGCACTTTTGGCTATGGGACTTGCTTCAGGGGCTGAATTACTCATTGTTGATGAACCAACCGTAGGCATTGACGACCACCTAAAGGATGAGATTATAAACTTGCTGAAGGACTATAAAGAAGGTAAAGGGAGCTTTAAGAAAACTACTTCCAAACATTCACTTTTGCTTATCACTCATGATTTCAAGGTAATAGAAGAACTGGCAGATAGAATAGTGGTTATATGTAGTGGGAGAGTGGTAGAAAGTGGAAATAAAGACGAAATTGCAAATAATCCAAAACACCCTTATACTAAAATGCTCATCGAGAGCTTCAAAACTAAGGATGAAAAAGGTAAACCACTACCTCTCTTATCTGTAAGTGAAGGTGATATTCCTCATCTTGACAGAGAATATAAAGGGTGCAGATTTTACAGTCGATGTGAAGTTAAGCAAGATAAATGCTCTTCAGAAGAACCAGAGATGGTAGAGTATGGAACTCATGCTATAAGATGCTGGCAAGTGAGAAAGACCAATGATTAGACTTAAGAATATTACCAAGAGATTTAAAGATAATTGTGGAGGCAATATTTGCCCAATAGATAATGTTTCCTTTTCTATTGATAGGGGAAAGTTTTTCGGGCTTATGGGGAAAAGTGGGGCAGGAAAAACAACCATTGGAAAGATTATCCTTGGGTTATATACTCCTGATAAAGGAGAGGTATGGATTGACGGTGAAGATATAACTAAATTTTCAGATAACCAGAGACATAAATATCGTAAAGAAATAGGTCTTGCTATGGTTTTTCAGCATCCAGATACATCACTTAATCCCGGAATGACTGTGAGAAAGAGTATAGAGGAAATAATAAGATGTAACTTGAAGAGAGGAGTTAGCTTTAAAGAGATAGAAGGTTATTTTGATGAGGTAAATCTATCCAGAGAAAAACTTGATTTGTATCCTGATAAGCTAAGTGGTGGTGAGAAACGACGGGTAGCCTTGATTCAAACATTGGCAATCAAACCCAAAATACTTATCGCTGATGAGCTATTTTCTGGCGTAGATAGTATGGTCCGAAATGCTATGGCAAATCTATTGAAAAGAATGCAACAAGAAGAAGGACTTACCTTAATACTTATCTCACATGATAGGGACATGGTAGAGTATTTGTGTGAGGATAATTATTTAGAATTGGAAGGTAGCTGTAGATGAAAAGATACTTGATAGTAATTACTGTTATCTTATTGGGAATGAATAATTATGGATTTTGTGGTGAGTTGTACAAGGAAGGGAAAGAAAAATTAGAAAAAGGCATAATTAATCTGGAGATGTTTAAACAAGCAGTTTCTTTTGCGTTTCAAAATAAAAAAATAGGTAAGATTAGAAATTGCATAAAGGACATCAAAGATACAGAAAGATTTTCAGCTTTCTTAGCACTTTCTGGTAACAGTGGTTATCCCTATAGTACTTCCATCAATACTTACTGGATAACTATCGGTCAAGTCTTAAATGAAGCGAAGGAATATTTTGGAACGATAGCTCCTGAATCTGTAAATGCCTGCTTATATAAGGCAATTGCTTGTGTCAAGATGGGAGATTATCAAGAAGCATTACATCCATTTAAAAAAGTTATAACCGCTATGACAAATGGAAATTGTATTATTGAACCTTACTGGAAAATAAAGATAGATGAGTATAAGGATTCTTCATTCAAAAAAAAGTATATGTATAAACAAAACTATATGATAGATGCAGTCCAGGAGTTATTTTATGAGATGGCTGATAAAGTAATGAATAGGGAATTGGATATGGGAGGCGAAAAAAGCTATGATGAATGGGCAAAGATGATAATTAATGTGTTTATGGATTACAGGGAAAGCTGGCTACAAGAAAAAAGACAGACACAAGATATAATTAGCAAAAGGCTCGATAACAGTTTTGAACTGGTAGATTTCTACATTAGACATCATAAATGTAACGAGGCTAAAAAAGAACTTGGGGAAGTAAAAAAGAAACTAACAGGAATAGGGATAGATACTACAAACACAATTCCTACCAAAGAAAAAGAGATAGCAAGATTACAAGAAATTTCAGTAGTAATGAGTGAAGAATTAGTAAAAGAAGTTAACGGAAAGGTAAAAATAAGATTCTGGAATGATGAAAATTGGTTTAAACCTGAATACTTAGATCTTTCGTTTCTCCCGAAAGGATGTTATCTTAACTTTAAACCCGACTATTCTTATGAATGTCCTGATATGGGTGGCACACAGACCATTTATCTTAACACCCAGACGACAAAGCCTACTTGTGAAATATTCTCTCAGTCGCCCATCAAGGTTATGGTAGATGGTAAATCTTATCCCTCTAAAGATGGTACCGTTACTATCTCTCATTTTACTGGAAAAGAAATAGAGATTATCGAGGCAACTATGAATGTTATCAAGTTGATTACCTATGTTGAAACAGGGATAGGAATTATATGGTTCTTTATAAAATAAAAGGAGAAACGCTCATGCCCCTGCAGGGCACAAAGGGGGGATGAAAATGGTAGCCGCAGGCTTATTGCTTTTTCATAAATAGGTTCCTCTTTTGGGGAGAGCGATAGCAAGAAGAACTTTAATGTAAATATCAAAATGCAAATATCAAAATTACAATGCAAAATGCAAAAATACTTGTAAATTAACAAAGTAGCTGGAGAATATTTTGATTTTTGATTTGTAATTTTACATTTTGATGTTTGATTTTTAATTTATTTTATGGTATTCCAGAAAAGTGGAAGTTAATTTTGCAAAAACCATTAGCCTGCGTAGGTTGAAACGCAGACTAAAGTCTGCGACTACCAGCCTTACAGGCTATTTACAGGAGAACGAGATGAAATGTAAGAAGTTTAAGATTTTATTGTTAACTATAATTGTCCTTCTTTTGAAGGCAACTGTGGGATTTTCAGCGTTGGATATCGATGTTATTTCACCTGATGGGGGAGAGGTATGGTCAGGAGGAACATATAAGGAGATAATCTGGAAAATATCCGATGGGACACCTACTTATACAATTGAATTGAAATATTCTACAGATGGGGGTAATTCATTCCCTTATGATATAGGGACCACTACCCAAACCGCAATTGGAACAGGAACATATAACTGGTTAGTGCCAACCTCTGATTTAACAAATGTGAAGATAATGGTGATGGCTACCGATAGTGCTACACCTACCCCTAATATAGGTACTACTACATCTCAAGGAACATTTACTATTGATGCCACACCACCAAATGTTCTCTTAAATCTCTATATCCCAGACCCAACTGATGATAATACACCTACTTATACCGGAACAGTTACTGATAGCACAACAAAGGTTGTAGATATAGAGTATAAGGTTGATAGTGGAGGTTGGACAGATGTTGACTCATTTATTCCAGCCGCTACTGCTGCCTTTACCTTTACTACCTCTTCATTATCTGATGGACCGCATACCATCACTGTCAGGGCAAAGGATGAGGCAGGGAACTGGGGGACTTCGACTCCAGATACATTGGTGGTTGATACCACAGGACCAATTTCCCAAGTTAATGCTATTACCCCATACTGGCATAATATTGGAACTTTTACTCTCTATTATGGTGCCAGTGATAATTTAGGACTTGGTTCAATAACGCTCTGGTATAGATATCGTGTGAGTCTTACAACTCCATGGACAGATTGGTCATCCTTTACTACCAGGTATATATCTGGGACATCTGCCATAGGGAATTTCTCCTTTACCCATCCAGAGCAAGAGGGCTACTATGACTTCTATACAATAGCAGATGATTCTGCTGGCAATAAGGAATTAGTTCCGCCAACTAAAGATGCAGAGGCAGGTTATGATAAAACACCACCCACCATCCCCTCAAATACATTATTGAGACCAAATGGAGGAGAGTTATTCATGGGAAATTCTATACAAGAGATACGGTGGAATAATGAAATAATTGGAGATACTCTAAGTGGATTAGGTACATATTCAATAAATTTAAAGTATAGCACTGATGGTGGAATGTCATATCCAGAGACAATAACAATGGTTAGCTTACCAAAAGGTAATGGTATAGGAACATATTGTTGGACAGTTCCTATGATTGAGTGTGACAATGTAAAGGTAGCGATAATAGTAACAGATAATGCAGGCAATCCCGGGACAGATACAAGTAATGGGACATTCGTGATAAGTAGTATTGCTCCCACATTAAAAATAGATGTTCCTAATGGAGGTGAAAACTGGAGAGGTGGAACAAATCAGATTATAAAATGGTCAACAACAGGAAGTGGTATAAACCATCTGAAAATATGGTATTCTACAAATGGTGGGGGAACATATACTCAAATTAATGGTACTCTTTCTAATATAGGCACATATAGTTGGACATGCCCAACTATTGATTCAAATCAAGTGAAAATAAAGATAACAATATACGATATTGAAGATAAAGAGTTATCAACAGATGAAAGTGATAATAACTTCATTATAGATAGTACTTCACCCA is a genomic window containing:
- a CDS encoding Ig-like domain-containing protein, giving the protein MEVNFAKTISLRRLKRRLKSATTSLTGYLQENEMKCKKFKILLLTIIVLLLKATVGFSALDIDVISPDGGEVWSGGTYKEIIWKISDGTPTYTIELKYSTDGGNSFPYDIGTTTQTAIGTGTYNWLVPTSDLTNVKIMVMATDSATPTPNIGTTTSQGTFTIDATPPNVLLNLYIPDPTDDNTPTYTGTVTDSTTKVVDIEYKVDSGGWTDVDSFIPAATAAFTFTTSSLSDGPHTITVRAKDEAGNWGTSTPDTLVVDTTGPISQVNAITPYWHNIGTFTLYYGASDNLGLGSITLWYRYRVSLTTPWTDWSSFTTRYISGTSAIGNFSFTHPEQEGYYDFYTIADDSAGNKELVPPTKDAEAGYDKTPPTIPSNTLLRPNGGELFMGNSIQEIRWNNEIIGDTLSGLGTYSINLKYSTDGGMSYPETITMVSLPKGNGIGTYCWTVPMIECDNVKVAIIVTDNAGNPGTDTSNGTFVISSIAPTLKIDVPNGGENWRGGTNQIIKWSTTGSGINHLKIWYSTNGGGTYTQINGTLSNIGTYSWTCPTIDSNQVKIKITIYDIEDKELSTDESDNNFIIDSTSPTIENLRPSNEIVNDLPVISAWLRDIGAIANSGIGSITVWIDNSETNIRMINFDSNKSQKTFEGNNLTATLKNPLSAGLHEVKVWVCDKAGNSAATASTTFTVSNEPGIIDLINYPNPFSTDEKTIIKYTLGRDSRVTINIYDISLEWMISLIEDADRTTGTHKENWYGQNAIGEKLPNGVYICELIVKEKNAGTEHKKYHKIAIYTSK
- a CDS encoding ABC transporter ATP-binding protein, whose amino-acid sequence is MTDILLKIEDLKSYAEENRGFLRIVDGISFEVKKDEVVALFGECGSGKTTVAYSIMGAVRYMPGIIAGKIEFKGNGDLLEKLRIMCQIKRDDNGRLEIKKDVRKWNKIYEKKMREVRGKGLFLVMQGAKSSLNPFWKVKDQGAYITKNRNIDSIFKELELGDKMARFPHQLSGGECQRALLAMGLASGAELLIVDEPTVGIDDHLKDEIINLLKDYKEGKGSFKKTTSKHSLLLITHDFKVIEELADRIVVICSGRVVESGNKDEIANNPKHPYTKMLIESFKTKDEKGKPLPLLSVSEGDIPHLDREYKGCRFYSRCEVKQDKCSSEEPEMVEYGTHAIRCWQVRKTND
- a CDS encoding dipeptide/oligopeptide/nickel ABC transporter ATP-binding protein, with translation MIRLKNITKRFKDNCGGNICPIDNVSFSIDRGKFFGLMGKSGAGKTTIGKIILGLYTPDKGEVWIDGEDITKFSDNQRHKYRKEIGLAMVFQHPDTSLNPGMTVRKSIEEIIRCNLKRGVSFKEIEGYFDEVNLSREKLDLYPDKLSGGEKRRVALIQTLAIKPKILIADELFSGVDSMVRNAMANLLKRMQQEEGLTLILISHDRDMVEYLCEDNYLELEGSCR
- a CDS encoding ABC transporter permease subunit; this translates as MRIYSKKEGEKGKLSFTSIFWILSFCMVFITGVIGCFISPPLSKDKDNVQTILIKCIWAHKFYFMPGLLVPLLAISLGSFLGIFSSKAMKVSGMINFFFLSITDAIESLPKYPTIILAIILMPECIRNLWGIMLILGFLNSSKISRLIKSKIDSLEKMEYIEFADSIGINRWRLIYKHILLYNCLPLLITQIFFQMCEVILVEIGLAVIGPEEYCGFNFGMITTDDTFGNMLMAGRNNIMAGVTNIVAGVTNIVAEVRNMGPGSMWIFLIPLGVVLFNILMYLNLAKIIEEKIYKKRKI